AGATAGACCGaacttttcttgaaaatttgaaggtTTCAGTTTCTTCTCcgttttttaatttcattgcttttttacttttttttttccttgtggaGAGTGCATGAAAGCCAAGATAAACTGAGGTTTTCAGTATAAAAGAGGGCCTGTTTGGCTGCGTTCTCTGATGTGTTGCTGTGATGAGTTCCGCATTTTTTTTTCAGCAATGGAAAGGAATTAATATGTTTTGAAAAGTGCGTAAGAgcttatgattttttattttttattttatttttagttcatttCTAAAAGGAGTGGGCAGTTAAATTCGGTGAGATCGGAGTGTTTCTATTGCGACGAAGCTGAGATTCTGAGCTTTCATTTCGGTTCCTTcgtttttccttcattttcttgccAATCAAACTGAGAATTAGGCCGTTGTTTTGTGATCTATTGATCTAAATGCTGTGAACTGTGACAATTCCTACCTAGAATAGCGCGGATCAAAGCTTCTGCCTTTATGAATGTTTGGTTACCGAGTTAACTTATTCATGCTACCAATCAAACTTACGTGTGTTTTATGATGAACATCTTACACTTGATCAAGTTCACTTTATCtgagctttttttattttttttagaagttcACTTTCTCtgagctttttttattttttttagaagttcACTTTCTCTGAGCTTTTGAGTTGATGCCCTTTTTCCTGAAGTGCTTTTCCTGATAGACTCTTGAGACAGTGCACAACTGTTCTCGATTttgcaaaaggaaaaaaatacgtTTCCTGAGTTGATCTTAGACGCAGTTAGGATCAGTATTCCGGAAAACTTTAGGTCCTGTTTTGTAGGGGAATGGAGAAAGTTTTCCTGTTTCCGGgaatagaagaagaaatgaaaacaaCACAGAAGGTGTGATAAGATGAaactttgatcatttttcaGAAATGTTAAGATGCTGTTTTGGTGTTATAAAAAAGAGGCAAGCAAATGACTCTCCAAAACTGTTCAAAAAATGAATCTTTTCCTTGTTTTCATGCAAAAGGAAATGCATCTGaaaaagccatttttttttccagccACCTAAGACCTTGTTATTTTCCTCTTAAAGTAGAATTTCGGAGATTCGGGTCTGAGCAGACATTTTACTGTTCTTGAAAAGATGATAACAGTGATTTGTGATggcttgaaaagaaaaatggggcATATTTTACATGTGCTCGGCTCAGGGTTCTATTTGTTCCTTCTACTTACCCTTAAATGACTCCTAACCCTTTGACCAATTAGCCTTCTTCTCTCAAGCTAGCTtatccactttttttttcatatctatCCTCTCTTCTGGACTGTTGCAGTAGTGGTGGTCTTGTGGCATACTCAGAATCACAAACAGATGCTGGTGCACAAAGTGCTGAGATCAAGCAAAAGGAACCCCAGAAGAAGAGAGTGGTGGTGCTTGGAACTGGATGGGCTGGCACTAGTTTTCTGAAAGATTTGGATATCTCATCATATGATGTTAAAGTGGTTTCGCCCAGGAATTATTTTGCATTTACTCCTCTTTTACCTAGTGTCACATGTGGAACAGTTGAAGCACGAAGCATTGTAGAGCCAATTCGGAACATTATAAAGAAGGTAAAGCTGActcaatatcttaaaaataataaagagcaTTTATGCTCTTGTAGGAGATAACATTATGCCAGGAATCCATGATACCTGGTTTTGATTGATAACAATCTCTTTAGTATATATGTACCTCACTTACCAGAatatcttttgttttgctttccCTTTTTTCTGACAGAGAAATGGAGAAATCCAATATTGGGAAGCGGAATGTGTTAAGATTGATGctgcaaacaaaaaaattcgATGTCGGTCTGTCATTGACAACAGCTTGGTAGGCAATGAAGAATTTCTTGTAGACTATGACTACTTGGTTATAGCAATGGGAGCACAAGTAAATACTTTTAACACCCCTGGCGTCAACGAACACTGCCATTTTCTAAAGGTGGATATTACAGCTTCATTCAAAATGGAGCTTTTACAGCATTAAACCGTATTCATGATGTTATAGACTAGATGCTTGTTTTTGTTCTTGAGACCCCTTATGTGGCTTTGTGCAtcagtctttctttcttttcttacttctttaattttattttattttcatttgcaaactctattttttcatgaagtAAATATATCAGTTTCATAATCCAATGCATCTTAACAATTTATGTGAACAATTTACCATCAGCTTTCTTTAATGAGGTGCTGCATTTACCTTTTTTTCCCcctaatttttaattgttatttttttgagaagaaACTGTGATGATTCATGCAGGAAATAGAGGATGCTCAGAAGATCCGAAGGAGTGTGATTGATTGTTTTGAAAGGGCAGTCCTTCCTGACTTAAGTGATGAAGAGCGAAGGAGAAACCTTCATTTTGTTATTGTTGGAGGGGGTCCCACTGGTGTTGAATTTGCTGCAGAACTACATGACTTCATCCTAGAAGATTTAGTCAAGCTATATCCTATGGTTAAAGATCTTGTGAAAATAACAGTGATCCAATCAGGAGATCATATCTTAAACATGTAAGGAATATATGGCATTCACAAGTTATTTCAATTTCTTATGGACATGTATGAATGGAGTACTATGGTATCTTAGCAACTATTTACTTTTCTTAAAGTGTCATTTTCAATCCTGTATTGCTTATGGAAAGATGAGGTTTCTTTAGTTATAAGTCTTAAGACTCTAAGCTTCATTATGTGTTATACTTTCTCAGTACTAGAAATACAAATGCAACATCAATGCTTTAAAGCTTGggaaatgttatattttatatttctgtAGGTTTGATGAGAGGATTAGTTTATTTGCTGAAAGGAAGTTTGGAAGAGATGGTATTGAAGTTCAAACAGGATGTCGGGTTACAAGTGTTTCCGATAAGGCAATAACCGTGAAGGTGAAATCAAAGGGAGAAATTTGTTCTGTGCCTTATGGAATGATCGTGTGGTCCACTGGTATTGTCACTCGCCCAGTTTTGAGAGACTTTATGGATCAAATTGGCCAGGTTGGGTTTATTAATTCTATCCTATTATCTTAACCTTGAGTAAACTGAAATGATTTGCATTGTTGatgattatttcttttatcaGCTATAATGATGGATTTCTGTCTTATATGCAGAGTAATATAAATTCTATGCACTTGCTTTGACTTTGTGTTGATTGACATTACGTAAATGGTTTCCATCAGTTACTGATGGATTTTGTATTTTCAATCaattatgattttggttttgctCTGTATGCAGAATAAAAGACATGTTCTAACAACTAATGAATGGTTGCGAGTAGAGGGATGTGATGGTGTGTATGCTCTTGGTGATTGTGCTGCTGTAGCTCAACGTCGAGTCATGGTATGTGAAGCCTTCTTCTGTTGATTTTATTCTATAATTTGCTGGAAGTGCCTAAATCTATTGAGGTGCAGTGCATTACCACATATATACCACATACCAAAGTCATCACAGATTTAGCCAACTTGTCCTGGTATTCACTGACAATACCAAGTTCCTTGTGTGGGTATTTTAATTGAGGTTCGGAGGACTTGCTCTGGTTGGCATTGAGTCATAAAATGTTCTCCTTGATTTAATCTCTAATCCCCGTGTGGTTTTTGAACTAATTGTGATTTTTTCTTTGGTAGGAGGTGGATAGATTGTTAGTACAAAGATCACACCAAACCTAATGTTACTATTTCCCTTAACAAGGAAAAACAGCaagtgttttatttaaaaaactgaTGCTCAATGTATATCACTGATTTTGTTAGAGTGAACCAAATCTCCCCAAGAAGCAGATTGCATTGAGAAACAAAATAGTTTCCTTACTCTTTACTGCCAGAAACCACTCTTCTGAGTAACCTGTTGAAAGCTTATCTGACACTGGTGGGAATATATTCTTGTCCTGTTATCTGGTTGTCACATCAGTTTCCATCTGTAAATGCCATTTTGCATTTAATTGCTCTGTTTATAagcattaatatatttattcaataCAATCATGTCTTTAGGAAGATATCTCGACCATATTTAAGACTGCGGACAAAGATAATTCTGGTACCTTAACTGTTAAAGAATTCCAAGATGTAATTGACGACATCCTCGTAAGGTATCCCCAAGTGGAACTATATTTGAAGAACAAGCATCTGAATGATGTGAAAGATCTGTTGAAGGATCCGCAGGGCCATGAGAGAGAGGAAGTGGACATTGAAGGGTTTAAGTCAGCCCTTCGTCATGTGGATTCACAGATGAAGAGCCTTCCTGCAACCGCTCAGGTATTTATATTTCATGCTCTGGTGAAATGAGAATTTATGTAGGTTTCCGGTTTTGTGCTGTCTAGGAGAATATTACAATGGTTACATGTTATCTTTTGGCACTTCAGGTTGCTGCTCAACAAGGTGCATACCTCTCTAGTTGCTTTAGCCGTAGGCAGCAATGCCAAGAGACCCCAGAAGGGCCTTTACGTTTTAGAGATTCTGGCCGTCATCATTTTCGTCCCTTTCGGTATGCCATAACTTTTCCATTGCTCATCTTATTTTACCATTACCTGCAGCATTTTACAGTAATTTAATCCAGTGTTGTATGATGTGCCTTATTTCCTAGGTAATCTACCAAAGACTAAACCTTGTTTATTCCTATAGCTTTATGTTGTAGTCCATATATGTAATGCCATCCTTCCAAAAAACAGAATGGCCAAGTCATCCTAACTGCTCCACAGATGAATTATTTTGCATGAGTTGCAGGCCTCTATTTTCTAATTTGCTGCACTCCCAGTTTAGCTCCAGACCAATGTATCATGCCTTTAAGGTTGAGTCACCCACCAGTTCTGCCTGCTAGCAGGCATTTCTGATGGACAAGATGGTGAATCATATGAATAATTTGGAAATGGAGAAAGGTGAACCTTAAGTCCATACATGGTCAAAATTTGTCGGTCTTCACATCTTTAAATCGCTAAAGCATTCATATCTGTGTGCTTCATAAACTGATCATCATTGCTTGAACATTTTTATACCTCTTTGGCTTACAGTTCATATACTAGTTCTGctttcttcttttccattttcttacattttatcAGAGCATATAATCTGCAATATTTCATACAAAAGAAAGCCATTTTATAGAATGCCTTAAAGACCCAGAAAATAAAGCACCCATAGCCCATCACCAACACATTTACCATAGCATCAACATTCCTGCTTCTCCCTATCTTtgcatgcaatttttttttcttcatttttaccCTTTTTGACCTTGACTTGCTGATAACTTGTGATCACAAGGTACAAGCATTTGGGGCAATTTGCCCCTCTGGGAGGAGAGCAAGCAGCTGCAGAGCTCCCTGGAGACTGGGTATCCATCGGCCACAGCACCCAGTGGCTCTGGTATTCTGTATATGCaaggtgaaaaatgaaaatcctctCTCCTATTCGGTGACTAACAAGTAAAGAATCCCTGCATCGGTCTATCTAATTCGGTAtccttctctttgttttcttcagcAAGCAAGTGAGCTGGCGCACAAGATTCTTGGTGGTATCTGATTGGACGAGGAGATTCATTTTCGGGAGGGATTCAAGCCGAATCTAAAAGCCTAAAACAATTGCGAAAACTAGCATATCAAGCTCACCTGCTGTTCTGATTGTGATGCTTCCACCTTCTTCTCCTGTAAATTTCTGTTGTTGTCTATTTTTTGGGGAACTCGGTATATTGTAATACTTAAGCAATGGACAATGCACTCGCGTTCTGATGTAATGCCATTTCTGATATGAATTTTATGATCAGCTATGAAAGTTGAAAGGGATACCATTGAGCTCCAAAATGGTGAGAATCTCTGTTGACCTTCATATCATATTATCATCTCTTTTCAAATTCAGGTGGGCTTCAGTAATCAACTCTATTGGGCCTTGGGCCGTGAGTATTGGGCCAATATTGGGCTGTGAGACCTCTTCATCATCGGATCTGAACCAAtgaaaagaggggaaaaaaattaacacgGGCCCCACAGAATCCAACCGTCCAAATCAGAGACTTCTCCGTTTTGGAACCCCGATCCGACGGCCGGATACAACCTAAGGACTTCGTGGTGTAGAAGCATGACCACGCGGCAAATTCCTGCGAAGGAGGAGGTCTCCGTCTGGAGCGAAAGACACGTGTCCTAGAATACCGGGGTTTTAACTAGTCAATGAGATCAAGCATAGAAAGTGCATTACGTGTCAGTTCTTCCTTATAAATGGTACTACAAAACTCACGTAGGAAAGAAACTGTTACTTCCATCTTTCTCTCTGTCCGAAACTCTACCTTCTAGGGTTTGCAATGAGGACGTTTACTATCTTTGAAAGAGCCTTCAAGGCTTTTCGTGACAACCCTTCACTCTCCAAGTTGATGGTTGTCTGCACAGtcaggtttttcttttttctctttttttttttcttttttttcgtattgttattattattttgattgtgaGATTTATTGTTGAAGAGATTTGTTTGCAACAGATGGCAAAGTTTAGATTTGGGTTGAGAAAATAATGTTATGATGAATGTCTTTTGCTTTAGGCTCTTAGTCTTTTGACTCTTTTCTgatccgtttggttgctgagaaattttataaaacGTCAAGAAAATTCTGAATGTTTTTGTTAGCTTGTGTTATTTTGTAGGGGACAAAAAGAAGTGTTTGAAACAGTGATAGAACAGAATTATTTGTGGCCTCTTTGACCATGTCgttcaaaaacagttttcttgctttaaaaattttaaaactattttgaagtAATTTTGAATACACCGG
The window above is part of the Vitis riparia cultivar Riparia Gloire de Montpellier isolate 1030 chromosome 12, EGFV_Vit.rip_1.0, whole genome shotgun sequence genome. Proteins encoded here:
- the LOC117926584 gene encoding external alternative NAD(P)H-ubiquinone oxidoreductase B1, mitochondrial-like — protein: MTIFSFFSGASRALGSSSSSSKLLVILSISSGGLVAYSESQTDAGAQSAEIKQKEPQKKRVVVLGTGWAGTSFLKDLDISSYDVKVVSPRNYFAFTPLLPSVTCGTVEARSIVEPIRNIIKKRNGEIQYWEAECVKIDAANKKIRCRSVIDNSLVGNEEFLVDYDYLVIAMGAQVNTFNTPGVNEHCHFLKEIEDAQKIRRSVIDCFERAVLPDLSDEERRRNLHFVIVGGGPTGVEFAAELHDFILEDLVKLYPMVKDLVKITVIQSGDHILNMFDERISLFAERKFGRDGIEVQTGCRVTSVSDKAITVKVKSKGEICSVPYGMIVWSTGIVTRPVLRDFMDQIGQNKRHVLTTNEWLRVEGCDGVYALGDCAAVAQRRVMEDISTIFKTADKDNSGTLTVKEFQDVIDDILVRYPQVELYLKNKHLNDVKDLLKDPQGHEREEVDIEGFKSALRHVDSQMKSLPATAQVAAQQGAYLSSCFSRRQQCQETPEGPLRFRDSGRHHFRPFRYKHLGQFAPLGGEQAAAELPGDWVSIGHSTQWLWYSVYASKQVSWRTRFLVVSDWTRRFIFGRDSSRI